The following coding sequences lie in one Pseudomonas monsensis genomic window:
- a CDS encoding LysE family translocator, with translation MPDTTNLYLFIAAALMLLIVPGPNMAIVSSHAVAHGWRAGHAAALGITLADVLMSIMVSAGLGALVMSWAPAFDLLRWAGACYLMWLAWQALKTPPTDTDTLATQASFRKIVARATLNSLLNPKALLFFIVFLPQFVTVGASSVTSQLMFLGLLLALIALIFHSLLGVCAGRLHGRLSKGIISKRLGAYGFAAVMAALAARLLVLNRPL, from the coding sequence ATGCCGGACACCACTAACCTCTACCTGTTCATTGCTGCTGCCTTGATGTTGCTGATCGTGCCTGGCCCTAACATGGCTATCGTCAGTAGCCATGCAGTTGCCCACGGCTGGCGTGCCGGCCACGCAGCTGCACTCGGAATAACCCTGGCCGATGTGCTGATGAGCATCATGGTCAGTGCAGGTCTCGGTGCGCTGGTGATGAGTTGGGCGCCGGCGTTTGATTTGCTACGGTGGGCGGGCGCTTGTTATCTGATGTGGCTGGCCTGGCAGGCATTGAAGACGCCTCCTACGGACACTGATACGTTAGCTACACAGGCTTCGTTTCGGAAGATCGTGGCCCGAGCCACACTTAATAGCCTGTTAAACCCCAAGGCGCTGTTGTTCTTCATTGTATTCCTGCCGCAGTTCGTCACCGTGGGTGCCAGCAGCGTCACCTCGCAATTGATGTTCTTGGGTTTGTTGCTTGCGCTGATCGCATTGATCTTCCATTCCCTACTCGGGGTCTGCGCCGGACGTCTGCATGGGCGCCTCAGCAAAGGAATAATATCTAAACGCCTTGGTGCTTATGGCTTCGCTGCGGTAATGGCAGCTCTGGCGGCACGTTTACTTGTGCTTAACCGGCCGCTTTAA
- a CDS encoding ABC1 kinase family protein, translating into MKPRRPESSAVPGGRLSRLMRFGSLASGVLGGMLAEGARQLAQGKRPAFSDLLLTPGNALRVAEQLSQLRGAAMKVGQLLSMDAGNLLPSELSDMLSRLRSDAHPMPMSQLVGVLDENWGKGWEGRFEQFSFTPLAAASIGQVHAARGKDGQRLAIKVQYPGVRESISSDVDNVATLLRMSGLLPHGMDVAPLLQEAKLQLQNEADYLKEAMYLQRFHQQLADSPDFLVPLGHAEFSTPNILVMSFADGVALEALEHAPQAERDRIITLLFGLLLREVFEFQCVQTDPNFANYRYQQDTGKIVLLDFGATRLYGRNSTEAFRKLLVAGLREDRAAISEAALEVGYFQHETLPRHRLLLTDLITQACEPLRHQGAYDFAMSDLAGRLRDAGWQLGGERDFWHTPPVDVLLLHRKVGGLYLLAAKLKARVNVRCLFEPYLI; encoded by the coding sequence GTGAAACCGCGCCGGCCCGAATCGTCTGCAGTGCCGGGCGGTCGCCTGTCGCGGCTGATGCGTTTTGGCAGTCTGGCCTCGGGCGTACTGGGCGGCATGCTGGCCGAAGGTGCGCGGCAGTTGGCTCAAGGTAAGCGACCGGCGTTCAGTGATCTGCTGTTAACCCCGGGTAATGCACTTCGGGTTGCCGAGCAACTGTCGCAATTGCGTGGTGCGGCCATGAAGGTCGGACAGTTGTTATCAATGGATGCGGGTAATTTGTTACCAAGCGAGCTGAGCGACATGCTTTCTCGTCTGCGTTCCGACGCGCATCCGATGCCCATGAGCCAGTTGGTCGGGGTCCTTGACGAAAACTGGGGTAAGGGCTGGGAAGGGCGCTTCGAGCAGTTTTCCTTCACGCCATTGGCGGCGGCATCCATCGGTCAGGTTCATGCTGCGCGAGGCAAAGACGGACAACGTCTGGCGATCAAAGTGCAATATCCAGGCGTGCGCGAAAGTATTTCCAGTGATGTGGATAACGTCGCTACTTTGCTGCGCATGTCAGGGCTGCTGCCTCACGGCATGGACGTCGCACCGCTGCTCCAGGAGGCCAAGCTTCAATTGCAAAATGAAGCCGATTACCTGAAAGAAGCGATGTACTTACAGCGCTTTCATCAACAGTTAGCCGACAGTCCCGACTTCCTGGTTCCTCTTGGGCATGCCGAGTTCAGTACGCCGAACATTCTGGTGATGTCCTTCGCCGACGGCGTCGCATTGGAGGCCCTTGAACACGCACCCCAGGCAGAGCGCGACAGGATCATCACCTTGCTGTTCGGCCTGCTTCTGCGTGAGGTGTTTGAGTTTCAATGCGTCCAGACCGACCCTAACTTTGCTAATTATCGTTATCAGCAAGACACCGGGAAGATTGTGTTGCTCGATTTTGGTGCCACGCGCCTTTATGGCCGCAACAGCACCGAGGCATTTCGGAAACTGCTGGTTGCAGGCCTGCGTGAAGACCGCGCAGCCATCAGCGAAGCAGCGTTGGAAGTTGGCTACTTTCAGCATGAAACCCTGCCCAGGCATCGTTTATTGCTGACTGACCTCATCACCCAGGCCTGCGAGCCACTGCGGCATCAAGGCGCCTACGACTTTGCGATGTCAGACCTCGCAGGCCGCTTGCGCGATGCAGGGTGGCAACTGGGGGGCGAACGCGACTTCTGGCACACGCCGCCGGTGGATGTCCTTCTTCTGCATCGCAAGGTGGGTGGGTTGTACCTGCTGGCTGCGAAGCTTAAGGCGAGGGTGAATGTGCGATGCCTGTTCGAGCCTTACCTGATTTGA
- a CDS encoding DUF3429 domain-containing protein — MNVSSSLSPPRYVVMLGYGGLLPFIGLALLILTSLENRSFWAVALVNYGAVILSFVGALHWGFAMSVQNMSAELRRGRLIWSVTPALIAWLSTLVPVPLGCLLLIGGFVVHFWQDRQLVQVVSLHAWYLPMRLRLTTVASVCLLVGAITVVIFS; from the coding sequence ATGAACGTGTCATCTTCGCTCTCGCCGCCAAGATATGTCGTCATGCTGGGTTATGGCGGGTTGCTACCCTTTATTGGTCTCGCGCTACTCATCCTCACATCTCTGGAAAATCGATCGTTTTGGGCGGTGGCGCTGGTCAACTATGGCGCGGTCATCCTGAGCTTCGTCGGCGCGTTGCACTGGGGCTTCGCCATGTCAGTGCAAAACATGAGTGCCGAATTGCGCCGCGGCCGGCTTATATGGAGCGTCACCCCGGCGCTTATCGCGTGGCTCAGCACGTTAGTGCCGGTGCCATTGGGTTGCTTGCTGTTGATCGGTGGATTTGTCGTCCATTTCTGGCAAGACCGGCAGTTGGTCCAGGTTGTGAGCCTGCACGCCTGGTATCTGCCGATGCGATTGCGCCTGACAACTGTAGCGAGTGTTTGCCTGCTTGTTGGCGCAATCACTGTAGTCATTTTTTCGTGA
- a CDS encoding GNAT family N-acetyltransferase, protein MEHCWVDPSTMKGGHGRRLVGHALVVARGLEVTTLVVKSDPWAQGFYERLGARHMLNVSRPVCGEPRQLPVLEWPLGD, encoded by the coding sequence TTGGAACATTGCTGGGTCGACCCGTCAACCATGAAGGGGGGCCACGGGCGGCGCCTGGTGGGGCATGCTCTAGTTGTTGCACGCGGGCTAGAGGTAACTACTTTGGTGGTGAAATCCGATCCGTGGGCCCAAGGCTTCTACGAGCGGCTCGGTGCTCGGCATATGCTCAATGTATCGCGCCCTGTGTGTGGCGAGCCCCGGCAACTGCCGGTACTTGAATGGCCGCTCGGTGATTGA
- a CDS encoding GNAT family N-acetyltransferase, giving the protein MDLVDDFPEYFLPRCTLRRIHRRDVDAIFAGLSNPQVVACYGVSYDSLEATDEQMRWYDALLEERKGIWWGIAQPGQDELVGACGFNDWSHADRSLEIGYWLMPEYWGQGLMQACLPTIIRFALGTLGVHRIHADVEPENPASSRLLERLGFVFEGTLRELEYKHERFLSLHQYSLLATDPAGRALLADDTPILRPSRGADASVLSALPQRSKAH; this is encoded by the coding sequence ATGGACCTTGTTGACGACTTTCCCGAGTATTTCCTGCCACGCTGCACCCTGCGGCGAATTCATCGACGTGATGTCGATGCGATTTTTGCAGGGCTCTCTAATCCGCAGGTAGTTGCCTGCTACGGCGTGTCTTACGACAGTCTCGAAGCGACGGACGAGCAAATGCGCTGGTACGACGCGTTGCTCGAAGAGCGCAAGGGTATTTGGTGGGGCATAGCCCAGCCGGGTCAGGACGAGTTGGTAGGCGCCTGCGGCTTCAATGATTGGTCTCATGCTGATCGCAGCCTGGAAATCGGTTACTGGCTGATGCCGGAGTACTGGGGGCAGGGGCTCATGCAAGCCTGCCTGCCCACTATTATCCGCTTCGCCTTGGGCACGCTCGGCGTGCACCGCATCCATGCAGATGTTGAGCCGGAGAATCCCGCCAGTTCGCGCTTGCTGGAGCGACTCGGCTTTGTGTTTGAGGGAACTCTTCGGGAGTTGGAGTACAAGCACGAGCGCTTCCTCAGCCTGCACCAATACAGTCTGCTGGCCACTGACCCGGCGGGGCGAGCGTTATTGGCAGACGATACACCGATCTTACGGCCGTCCCGTGGGGCAGATGCGTCTGTGCTCAGTGCTCTGCCTCAGCGCAGCAAAGCCCATTAG
- a CDS encoding putative quinol monooxygenase produces MTKNTNRLLTAVVAVGMGSGFGAVTTQAQEATTTVVRIAELEIDPAHLEAYKVAVREEIDESIRVEPGVLAIYSVAEKDKPNSLRFFEIYASEDAYRAHIESPHFKKYVAITQRMILARKLIETQPVQLSAKARQPE; encoded by the coding sequence ATGACGAAAAACACAAATCGGCTTCTGACGGCAGTAGTTGCCGTTGGCATGGGATCTGGCTTCGGAGCTGTTACGACGCAGGCCCAAGAGGCAACTACGACCGTCGTACGCATTGCAGAGTTGGAGATCGATCCGGCACACCTTGAAGCCTACAAGGTGGCGGTCAGGGAAGAGATAGATGAATCCATCCGCGTTGAGCCCGGGGTGCTTGCCATCTACTCGGTTGCGGAGAAGGACAAGCCCAACAGTCTTCGTTTTTTCGAGATTTATGCGAGTGAGGATGCCTATCGGGCACACATCGAATCACCGCACTTCAAGAAATATGTTGCGATAACGCAGCGCATGATCCTGGCACGCAAGCTGATCGAGACCCAGCCTGTGCAACTCAGTGCTAAAGCGCGACAGCCTGAGTGA
- a CDS encoding diguanylate cyclase produces MSTRQNALKASDVALCALVCLAGVAVTFLVLVLFVGSEQRTVSVAFQLEVDERFSRLQRRFNTQVLKLDVVRRFFINADDVTEKEFMGFVTPLVEEDEACSWVPRVLEKDLPAFRAKALLNGTSDFSYHEINPVNGERVPLTSRPEHWILLYLLKRDDVKIIPGMDVLSRPGRQALMSKARETRQIVVSEPLKMTNGQSGIFFVAPVFRESPEAPSNDDDLQGFVVSTVRLASLMEQGIPLPSLQRLNVTLSLIDTQHQGETIYQSSAPAAPSALYEQRLLKVADQNYLIQFRPSSTFLVANSYALSISLIIVFGAGLTLLLTLMVYLLITQRARALSLVDERTQDLRLLNITDHLTGVYNRRYFEELMERLLIEANAQYRPLSLIMFDVDHFKHINDRWGHQCGDDVLKTLCTRIRSATRKTDLLCRTGGEEFALICPDTELNDTRLLAEKLRALISTQPFDEIGQATCSFGVATWIPSESFDAFIRRADTAMYRAKSNGRDQVQVADT; encoded by the coding sequence ATGTCTACTCGTCAGAACGCACTCAAAGCATCCGACGTGGCCCTTTGCGCTTTGGTGTGCCTGGCTGGGGTGGCCGTCACGTTCCTGGTACTGGTTCTGTTCGTAGGGTCAGAGCAGCGTACCGTCAGCGTTGCTTTTCAACTGGAGGTCGACGAAAGATTCAGTCGCCTGCAAAGACGCTTTAATACTCAGGTCTTGAAACTGGACGTTGTGAGGCGTTTCTTTATCAACGCCGACGATGTCACTGAAAAGGAGTTTATGGGCTTCGTTACGCCTCTGGTGGAAGAGGATGAAGCCTGTAGCTGGGTCCCCAGGGTTCTCGAGAAAGATCTCCCGGCATTTCGCGCCAAGGCACTTCTCAACGGCACCAGTGATTTTTCATATCATGAAATCAACCCCGTGAACGGCGAACGAGTTCCCCTCACCAGCCGGCCGGAACACTGGATATTGCTCTACCTATTGAAGCGCGATGACGTAAAGATCATCCCCGGCATGGATGTTCTCTCGCGCCCGGGGCGCCAGGCCTTGATGAGCAAGGCACGCGAAACACGTCAAATAGTGGTGTCGGAACCGTTGAAAATGACCAACGGCCAGTCGGGGATTTTCTTTGTCGCACCTGTCTTCCGCGAGTCCCCTGAGGCGCCATCGAACGATGATGATTTGCAGGGGTTCGTTGTCTCCACCGTACGCCTGGCTTCTTTGATGGAACAAGGCATTCCATTACCAAGTCTGCAGCGACTGAACGTGACGCTTTCATTGATCGACACGCAGCATCAAGGGGAAACCATTTATCAGAGTTCGGCTCCTGCTGCTCCTTCAGCGCTGTACGAGCAACGGCTGCTGAAAGTAGCCGACCAGAATTACTTGATCCAGTTCAGGCCGAGCTCAACCTTTCTGGTCGCCAATAGTTACGCACTGTCCATCAGCCTGATTATCGTGTTCGGAGCAGGGTTGACGCTGCTGCTGACCTTGATGGTGTACTTGCTGATTACGCAGCGCGCCCGCGCGCTCTCGCTGGTAGATGAACGCACGCAAGACTTGCGTCTGTTGAACATTACCGATCACCTGACCGGAGTCTATAACCGCCGATACTTCGAAGAGTTGATGGAGCGCCTGCTCATCGAGGCTAACGCGCAATACCGCCCTCTGTCGCTGATCATGTTTGACGTCGACCACTTCAAACACATCAACGACCGCTGGGGCCATCAGTGTGGGGATGACGTTCTGAAGACGTTGTGCACACGAATACGTTCGGCAACACGCAAAACCGATCTGCTGTGCAGAACCGGCGGAGAAGAGTTCGCATTGATCTGCCCGGATACCGAACTGAACGATACAAGGCTGCTGGCAGAAAAGCTTCGAGCGCTGATCAGCACCCAACCCTTTGATGAAATTGGACAGGCAACGTGTAGCTTCGGCGTTGCGACGTGGATTCCATCAGAATCGTTTGACGCCTTCATTCGGCGTGCCGATACCGCGATGTACCGTGCAAAATCGAATGGTAGAGACCAAGTCCAGGTTGCCGATACGTAG
- a CDS encoding carbonic anhydrase, protein MRDIIDGFLRFQREVYPQRVELFKQLATAQNPKVLFVTCSDSRVVPELLTQREPGELFVIRNAGNIVPSYGPEPGGVSATVEYAVAVLGVQDIVICGHSDCGAMGAISRCTCLDHLPAVANWLRHSDAAKAINAAHEFDTPRAKLDGLVRENVIAQLANLRTHPSVALALEQGRMNLHGWVYDIEAGCIDALDGATRRFVSLADSPTTVAITARNGGPM, encoded by the coding sequence ATGCGTGACATTATTGACGGCTTTCTGCGCTTTCAGCGCGAGGTTTATCCGCAACGCGTCGAGCTTTTCAAGCAGCTCGCGACGGCACAAAATCCGAAGGTGTTGTTCGTCACCTGCTCGGACAGTCGTGTTGTGCCCGAACTCCTTACGCAGCGCGAACCGGGCGAATTATTCGTCATTCGCAACGCCGGCAACATCGTGCCGTCGTATGGTCCCGAACCTGGCGGTGTCTCGGCCACCGTTGAATATGCGGTCGCCGTGCTCGGGGTACAAGACATCGTAATCTGTGGCCACTCCGACTGTGGAGCGATGGGCGCGATTTCACGCTGCACGTGTCTGGATCATCTTCCGGCGGTCGCTAACTGGTTACGCCACTCGGACGCCGCGAAAGCGATTAACGCGGCGCATGAGTTCGACACACCCCGCGCGAAGCTTGATGGGCTCGTTCGCGAAAACGTGATCGCGCAACTGGCGAACCTGCGTACGCATCCATCGGTGGCTCTCGCGCTGGAGCAGGGGCGCATGAATCTGCACGGTTGGGTCTACGACATTGAGGCGGGGTGCATCGACGCGCTCGATGGCGCAACGCGACGCTTCGTGTCACTTGCTGATTCGCCAACCACCGTTGCGATCACTGCGCGTAATGGCGGACCGATGTAA
- a CDS encoding winged helix-turn-helix transcriptional regulator, whose translation MTDQDVLSQAQTICQTLREDDDGVRREVLTHAGSRWSLGILHALGVYGTMRHAEIKRQMTGVTQRMLTKTLRALERDGLLSRCEFDEIPPRVEYALTPLGMELLVRMSPIWTWVVENVDDFRKARRTFDSQDGNKPSWQIPTPIPADSKTL comes from the coding sequence ATGACCGATCAAGACGTTCTGAGCCAGGCGCAAACTATCTGCCAAACGCTTAGAGAAGATGATGATGGCGTCAGGCGGGAAGTCCTGACTCACGCCGGTAGCCGATGGTCATTGGGCATCCTGCATGCCTTGGGTGTTTACGGGACGATGCGCCATGCCGAGATAAAAAGGCAGATGACCGGTGTGACCCAGCGAATGCTGACCAAGACACTGCGCGCCCTGGAGCGCGATGGTTTGCTGAGTCGGTGCGAGTTCGATGAGATTCCGCCGCGTGTCGAGTACGCGCTGACGCCGCTGGGCATGGAGCTGTTGGTGCGTATGTCACCCATCTGGACCTGGGTCGTCGAGAATGTCGATGACTTCCGCAAAGCGCGCCGCACTTTCGACAGTCAGGACGGCAACAAGCCTTCCTGGCAAATACCTACGCCCATTCCAGCCGATTCCAAAACGCTTTAG
- a CDS encoding aromatic alcohol reductase: MTEVTPQSPQSILVLGAGELGLAVLRNLAQVAKRAPGSRISVLLRDATINTQIPEKKAEIAELRSLDIQMVAADLVNDSIDQLAEVFARFDTVIGCAGMVAGRETPMKLATAALKSGVKRYFPWQFGVDFEVIGRGSPQDLFDAQLDVRELLRAQDKTEWVIISTGMFTSFLFEPVFEVVDFENDTVNALGSLDTRVTLTTPQDIGTLTAEIVFFEPRLRNQIVYLAGDTVTYGQVADILERVLGRPFKRNVWTVAHLIQELEKDPTHHIKKYRAVFAQGRGVAWPKAGTFNEQQSIQVTTAEQWARENLADI, encoded by the coding sequence ATGACCGAAGTGACCCCGCAATCCCCCCAATCAATTCTCGTCCTAGGTGCCGGCGAACTTGGCCTCGCGGTTCTGCGCAATCTTGCGCAGGTGGCAAAACGTGCGCCCGGTTCCAGAATCAGCGTTCTGCTCAGGGACGCCACGATCAACACGCAGATACCGGAGAAGAAAGCAGAAATCGCTGAATTGCGCAGTCTGGACATCCAAATGGTTGCCGCAGACCTGGTCAACGATTCGATCGATCAACTGGCTGAGGTCTTCGCTCGATTCGATACCGTCATCGGCTGTGCAGGCATGGTCGCCGGTCGCGAAACACCCATGAAGCTGGCCACAGCAGCGCTCAAGTCGGGCGTCAAGCGCTACTTTCCCTGGCAATTTGGCGTCGACTTTGAGGTGATCGGGCGCGGCAGTCCCCAGGATCTGTTCGATGCCCAGCTCGATGTGCGCGAGTTGCTGCGCGCTCAGGATAAAACCGAATGGGTCATCATCTCGACAGGTATGTTCACCAGCTTTCTGTTCGAGCCGGTGTTTGAGGTGGTGGACTTCGAAAACGACACAGTCAACGCCCTGGGCAGCCTTGATACCCGCGTGACGCTCACCACACCGCAAGACATTGGTACCTTGACAGCAGAAATCGTCTTCTTCGAGCCTCGCCTGCGCAATCAAATTGTCTACCTGGCTGGCGACACCGTGACCTATGGGCAGGTGGCGGACATCCTCGAACGCGTGCTGGGACGGCCCTTCAAACGTAACGTCTGGACGGTTGCGCACCTGATCCAAGAGTTGGAAAAAGACCCCACCCATCACATCAAAAAGTACCGTGCAGTGTTCGCACAAGGCAGAGGCGTGGCCTGGCCCAAGGCAGGCACGTTCAACGAGCAGCAATCCATTCAAGTCACCACTGCCGAGCAGTGGGCGCGAGAAAACCTCGCAGACATCTGA
- a CDS encoding GAF domain-containing protein, with protein sequence MPLSDTIHRALLSAEERASIAEIEATTNILQLVTRMTGTRFAAIAKFTETEWIVCSAYDPIELGINTGDTLELETTLCSEFRRDPQVLFVPEISRDGRFSTRPVVKQYLIESYAGAPVFLPDGQLWGALCALDSRAVIFDDPDLADTLGLFARLIGCIFYSNLTEAGSGYSKNGSVATE encoded by the coding sequence ATGCCTCTCAGTGACACTATTCACAGAGCGTTGCTAAGCGCGGAGGAACGCGCCTCTATCGCTGAAATTGAAGCCACGACCAATATTCTGCAGCTCGTCACACGGATGACCGGAACGCGCTTCGCAGCGATCGCAAAATTCACGGAGACGGAATGGATTGTCTGTTCCGCGTACGATCCGATCGAGCTTGGGATCAACACCGGCGACACACTGGAACTCGAGACCACCCTTTGCAGTGAGTTTCGAAGAGATCCCCAAGTGCTTTTCGTGCCGGAGATAAGTCGAGACGGCAGGTTTTCGACACGTCCTGTGGTAAAGCAATACCTGATTGAAAGCTACGCAGGTGCGCCTGTTTTCCTGCCCGATGGACAACTTTGGGGCGCGCTGTGTGCATTGGATTCCAGGGCAGTGATATTCGACGACCCGGACCTGGCGGACACGCTAGGCCTGTTCGCGAGGCTGATCGGCTGCATCTTTTACTCGAACTTGACCGAGGCCGGCAGCGGCTACAGCAAGAACGGTTCAGTTGCCACGGAATAA
- a CDS encoding TonB-dependent siderophore receptor: MRRTLLSICVLQALSSASWAEQTGASPSTLELDATDVIGTANYERADGPVQGYRATRSASATRTDTSIHETPQSISVVSRDAVEDLGATRLQDALDYAGGVGRANNFGGQGLTTFTVRGFTSGEFYRNGFPINRGYPNMPDANTIERLEVLRGPATMLYGRGDPGGTFNVVSKQPLPERTVTLGSQLNDQGMKRGTLDASGPLDEEGRLAYRLNVVGEGGDTFRDHVETERYGITPVLTWQATDATRLIFEGDFMRNNAPLDRGVTRYAKQIGTASRDSFFGEKDVGKLHNDNNMAQLRFEHMLNDDWTLGGGFQWLDGSLKGNAIEANGIADDGRTLGRNFNYRKLEWTDKDTQLNLTGHFDTAGLQHTLLTGIEYEDYDYKSIIQRSSGAVGAYPIDIFDPVYGQPRPALTRTPTHDKENLKTYAAFVQDQVALTDKLKVLAGARFERFEHDYETYVPGGKSWQASDNAVTPRIGVTYDLTETLAVYADTARSFKPNTGASRQGGGFAPEKGKSYEMGIKWEALDQQLSVDAAVYQIDKRNVLTTDPVDSTFSVAAGEVRSRGFDLNVAGNLTPEWRVIGGYAYVDAQVTKDNVLRSGTRLLNIPKNSFSLLNMYEFQDGALKGLGLGTGLKYVDERAGQTANTAFSMGSYTVVDLLGFYKVNDKVRLNLDLKNLFDRDYEEGAFGNVYAYPGAPRTVQVGISYTL; the protein is encoded by the coding sequence ATGCGTCGAACCCTGCTTTCCATTTGTGTGCTGCAAGCCTTGTCGTCTGCCTCATGGGCTGAACAAACGGGGGCGTCACCCTCAACGCTCGAGCTGGACGCAACCGATGTGATCGGTACGGCGAATTACGAAAGGGCGGACGGCCCGGTGCAGGGTTATCGGGCGACGCGCTCGGCCAGCGCCACGCGTACCGACACGTCGATTCACGAAACCCCGCAATCGATCAGTGTGGTTTCCAGGGATGCGGTCGAGGATCTGGGCGCCACCCGGTTGCAGGACGCGCTGGACTACGCCGGGGGCGTGGGGCGGGCGAACAATTTTGGTGGCCAGGGCCTGACCACGTTTACCGTGCGTGGCTTCACCAGCGGCGAGTTCTATCGAAACGGTTTCCCGATCAACCGCGGCTACCCGAACATGCCGGATGCCAACACAATCGAACGCCTCGAAGTGCTCCGCGGCCCGGCCACCATGCTCTACGGTCGGGGTGATCCTGGCGGCACCTTCAATGTGGTTTCCAAACAGCCGTTGCCCGAGCGCACCGTCACCCTGGGCAGCCAACTCAACGATCAAGGCATGAAGCGCGGCACGCTGGACGCTTCCGGTCCGCTCGACGAAGAAGGGCGCCTGGCCTATCGACTCAACGTCGTGGGCGAGGGCGGCGACACCTTCCGCGATCACGTCGAAACCGAGCGCTACGGCATCACGCCGGTGCTCACCTGGCAGGCGACCGACGCGACCAGGCTGATTTTCGAAGGCGATTTCATGCGAAACAACGCGCCGCTGGATCGCGGCGTTACCCGCTATGCGAAGCAGATCGGTACGGCCTCTCGCGACAGTTTTTTCGGCGAAAAAGACGTCGGCAAACTGCATAACGATAACAACATGGCGCAACTGCGTTTCGAGCACATGCTCAACGATGACTGGACCCTGGGTGGCGGTTTCCAGTGGCTCGATGGTTCGCTCAAGGGCAACGCAATCGAGGCCAACGGTATAGCCGATGACGGCCGCACCCTGGGGCGCAACTTCAACTATCGCAAGCTGGAGTGGACCGACAAGGATACCCAGCTCAACCTGACCGGGCACTTCGATACCGCTGGCTTGCAGCACACGTTGCTCACCGGTATCGAGTATGAGGATTACGACTACAAGTCGATCATTCAACGCTCCAGCGGCGCTGTCGGTGCGTACCCGATCGACATCTTCGATCCAGTGTACGGCCAGCCGCGTCCGGCACTCACCCGTACGCCGACTCACGACAAGGAAAACCTCAAGACGTATGCCGCGTTCGTGCAGGATCAGGTGGCATTGACCGACAAATTGAAAGTGCTGGCCGGCGCGCGTTTCGAGCGCTTTGAACATGACTACGAAACCTATGTGCCCGGCGGCAAGAGTTGGCAGGCGAGTGACAATGCGGTGACTCCGCGCATCGGCGTGACCTACGACTTGACCGAGACGTTGGCGGTCTATGCCGACACCGCGCGCTCCTTCAAACCGAACACCGGCGCCAGTCGCCAGGGCGGCGGGTTCGCGCCGGAGAAGGGCAAGTCCTACGAAATGGGGATCAAGTGGGAAGCACTGGATCAGCAGTTGAGTGTCGACGCGGCGGTCTATCAGATCGACAAACGTAACGTGTTGACCACCGACCCGGTGGACTCGACCTTCAGCGTTGCAGCCGGTGAGGTGCGCAGCCGTGGTTTCGACCTCAACGTCGCTGGCAACCTGACCCCCGAATGGCGGGTGATTGGCGGCTACGCCTATGTCGATGCGCAAGTGACCAAGGACAACGTATTGCGCTCTGGCACGCGCCTGCTGAACATCCCGAAAAACAGCTTCAGCCTGCTGAATATGTATGAGTTCCAGGACGGCGCGCTCAAGGGCTTGGGCCTGGGCACCGGCCTCAAGTACGTCGACGAGCGCGCCGGCCAAACCGCTAACACCGCGTTTTCGATGGGCAGTTACACCGTTGTCGACCTGCTCGGCTTCTACAAGGTCAATGACAAGGTGCGACTCAATCTTGACCTGAAAAACCTGTTCGATCGCGATTATGAAGAAGGCGCATTCGGCAACGTCTACGCTTATCCAGGCGCACCGCGAACCGTGCAGGTCGGTATTTCCTACACCTTGTAG
- a CDS encoding fasciclin domain-containing protein produces the protein MHMFIKRLAIACFTLLSLSAGFSSAADTVMVGGAAMYPTKTIVENAVNSKDHTTLVAAVKAAGLVDTLNSKGPFTVFAPTNEAFAKLPAGTVDTLVKPEHKADLTKILTYHVVAGTYTARQLMNDAKMHGGKVMLKSVQGEPLTVILHDGKLWVEDAKGGKAGITIADVMQSNGVIHVIDTVLMPN, from the coding sequence ATGCACATGTTCATCAAACGCCTTGCTATCGCGTGCTTCACACTGTTGAGCCTGAGCGCCGGATTCAGCTCTGCCGCCGATACCGTGATGGTTGGCGGCGCTGCCATGTATCCGACGAAAACCATCGTTGAAAACGCAGTCAACTCCAAGGATCACACGACGCTTGTTGCAGCGGTGAAAGCGGCCGGGCTGGTCGATACGCTTAATAGCAAAGGGCCGTTCACGGTCTTCGCCCCCACCAACGAGGCCTTCGCAAAACTGCCCGCCGGCACGGTCGATACGCTGGTCAAGCCAGAGCACAAGGCCGACCTGACAAAGATCCTGACCTACCACGTCGTGGCCGGCACCTACACCGCCAGACAATTGATGAATGACGCGAAAATGCACGGCGGTAAAGTGATGCTGAAATCGGTCCAGGGAGAACCGCTGACCGTGATACTGCACGATGGCAAGTTGTGGGTGGAGGATGCCAAAGGTGGCAAGGCGGGCATTACCATTGCCGATGTCATGCAGTCCAATGGCGTGATTCACGTTATCGATACGGTACTGATGCCGAATTGA